From a single Alloactinosynnema sp. L-07 genomic region:
- a CDS encoding S8 family peptidase codes for MTISRARTKLVLAAAVVMTCASPAIAEPPTGTVAQVPSGAEVIANSYIVQLRPETRNSIDSVANDVAASHGGTVRTVYSAALQGFAVQADPTTAARIAADPRVARVEPDTMVEIAGTQPNAPWHLDRIDQRALPLSTTYTYPNTAQGVNVYIVDTGILISHQEFEGRARYARDTVDDDTDGTDCHGHGTHVAGIAGARTWGVAKGVTLHAVRVLPCTGSGPKSDVIEGIDWLTANAVKPAIVNMSLRGSPSDIEDTAVRNSIATGLTYIAGAGNDAGDACGYSPGRMPEVVTVGNTTRTDARYTGTQGSNFGACLDLFAPGTAVTSAWNDSDTATFTGTGTSMASPVVAGAAALYLAAHPAATPAQIHDALVGCATTNVVGNPGSGSPNRLLFLPCGAATDPRTFENTTDVTIPDWGTAESPVTVSGLTGNASTLSVTVNVRHPYRGDLRLSLIAPDGTEYPIKAPDVADPADDVTGTFQVDGSAESANGTWRLRIADVYGFHSGTLDKWSLTV; via the coding sequence GTGACAATCTCCCGTGCCCGAACGAAGCTGGTGCTGGCCGCCGCCGTCGTCATGACGTGTGCCAGCCCAGCGATCGCCGAGCCGCCGACCGGCACCGTCGCCCAAGTGCCCTCCGGCGCGGAGGTGATCGCCAACAGCTACATCGTGCAGCTCCGTCCAGAGACGCGGAACTCGATCGACTCGGTGGCCAATGACGTCGCCGCGAGCCACGGCGGCACCGTCCGCACCGTATACAGCGCGGCTTTGCAGGGTTTCGCCGTCCAGGCCGACCCCACGACCGCGGCTCGAATCGCGGCCGACCCCAGGGTCGCGCGCGTCGAACCCGACACCATGGTCGAGATCGCGGGCACCCAGCCGAACGCTCCCTGGCACCTGGATCGAATCGACCAGCGCGCACTCCCACTGTCCACAACCTACACGTATCCGAACACCGCTCAGGGCGTCAACGTGTACATAGTGGACACAGGAATTCTGATCTCACACCAGGAGTTCGAGGGCCGCGCCCGCTACGCACGCGACACCGTGGACGACGACACCGACGGCACCGACTGTCACGGCCACGGCACCCATGTGGCTGGAATCGCGGGCGCCCGCACCTGGGGCGTCGCCAAGGGTGTGACGTTGCACGCCGTCCGCGTTCTGCCATGCACCGGTAGCGGCCCCAAATCGGACGTGATCGAGGGTATCGACTGGCTCACCGCGAACGCGGTCAAGCCCGCCATCGTGAACATGAGCCTGCGCGGCTCGCCGTCGGACATCGAGGACACGGCGGTACGCAACTCCATCGCGACCGGACTCACCTACATCGCGGGAGCGGGCAACGACGCGGGCGACGCCTGTGGCTATTCCCCTGGCCGGATGCCAGAGGTCGTCACCGTCGGCAACACCACCCGCACCGATGCCCGCTACACCGGCACGCAAGGTTCGAATTTCGGTGCGTGCCTGGACCTTTTCGCGCCCGGAACCGCCGTGACGTCCGCCTGGAACGATTCGGACACCGCGACCTTCACCGGGACCGGAACCTCGATGGCGTCCCCGGTCGTGGCCGGGGCAGCGGCACTGTATCTGGCCGCTCACCCCGCGGCGACCCCCGCGCAGATCCACGATGCTCTGGTGGGGTGCGCGACGACCAATGTGGTCGGCAACCCCGGATCGGGCTCTCCCAACCGACTGCTCTTCCTTCCCTGCGGCGCCGCAACCGATCCGAGGACATTCGAGAACACAACCGACGTGACGATTCCCGACTGGGGCACGGCGGAGAGCCCGGTCACGGTTTCCGGGCTGACCGGGAACGCGTCGACGCTGTCCGTGACGGTCAATGTCCGTCATCCGTACCGCGGCGACCTGAGGCTGTCCCTGATCGCCCCGGACGGCACCGAGTACCCGATAAAGGCCCCTGATGTGGCTGACCCGGCGGATGACGTCACTGGCACGTTCCAGGTGGACGGGTCAGCCGAGTCCGCCAACGGGACTTGGCGGCTCAGGATCGCCGACGTCTACGGCTTCCACAGCGGAACCCTCGACAAGTGGAGCCTTACCGTCTAA
- a CDS encoding XRE family transcriptional regulator, translated as MSEFHIILRGAIQHSRLSLEEISARLREHGTPVSPSTLSYWQNGDNQPERAQSIVAVGALEEILGQPSGSLVALIGPRRPRGGWVPRAGADVSYDKLWKAPDALHRAMSKVDAHPDDLSSPLKVSQHMSYRVDAEGHEESLRVRRLIRADRDDTRRVLFATRCSTLPKPPVVTHAEGCSPARFRADVPSATCVFEFILDRPLRAGELAAVEFALRFPPGQVDRHVELAVRRPTRDLIMQVFFDPRKLPTSCQTFWQPRSTLPSKTVQEISLDSATPMAQYIALDPVPGQYGITWKWR; from the coding sequence ATGAGCGAGTTTCACATTATCCTCCGGGGTGCGATCCAGCACAGCAGGCTCAGCCTGGAGGAGATCTCAGCGCGACTGCGCGAGCACGGCACGCCGGTCAGCCCGAGCACGCTCAGCTATTGGCAGAACGGCGACAACCAGCCTGAGCGCGCCCAGTCGATTGTCGCCGTCGGCGCGCTGGAGGAGATTCTCGGGCAACCGTCTGGCAGTCTCGTCGCCCTGATCGGGCCGCGCCGCCCGCGCGGGGGCTGGGTGCCAAGAGCGGGCGCGGACGTGTCCTACGACAAGCTATGGAAGGCGCCGGACGCCCTGCACCGCGCGATGTCCAAAGTAGACGCACATCCTGATGACCTCAGCTCGCCACTCAAGGTGTCCCAGCACATGTCCTACCGTGTCGACGCCGAAGGACACGAGGAGTCTTTGCGGGTTCGCAGGCTGATCCGCGCCGACCGCGACGACACCAGGCGGGTACTGTTCGCCACCCGGTGCAGCACGCTGCCCAAGCCGCCCGTGGTCACCCATGCCGAGGGCTGCAGTCCGGCCCGCTTCCGAGCCGACGTGCCCAGCGCGACCTGCGTCTTCGAGTTCATCCTGGATCGGCCGCTGCGCGCGGGGGAACTGGCCGCGGTGGAGTTCGCGCTGCGCTTTCCGCCGGGGCAGGTCGACCGACACGTGGAACTCGCGGTGCGTCGGCCGACCCGAGACTTGATCATGCAGGTCTTCTTCGACCCGAGGAAGCTGCCCACCAGCTGCCAAACATTCTGGCAGCCACGCAGCACGCTGCCGTCCAAGACAGTTCAGGAGATCTCGTTGGACAGCGCGACACCCATGGCGCAGTACATCGCGTTGGACCCCGTGCCCGGTCAGTACGGCATCACCTGGAAATGGCGGTGA
- a CDS encoding S8 family serine peptidase → MKPPHRTASALLAVMLTVLAVPQATARPTLQSTLVQAPPGAVVIPGSYVVTLHTNPIARRPAGTAAADLSKRHGGSVKRVYSAALNGYAARMTAAEAANLSRDPLVARVEPDTVVTADEAAAPWNLDRIDQRALPLSTTYDHPSVAAGVNVYVVDTGVRISHEEFGGRARNAWDFYENDAIAQDCNGHGTHVAGTVGGTTWGPAKGATLHAVRVLDCDGNGSNSDIIAAIDWLTANAVKPSVVNMSLSSVADSTKDTAVRNSTAAGLVYTVTAGNLGASACDRSPARVSEAITVANSTRTDARYTGNGPSSYGTCVDLFAPGTEIVSAAHGNDTATTTKTGTSMAAPLVAGAAALYLAAHPSATPREVHDAMVGCATTGVISNPGTGSPNRLLFVPCGTVSEPKVFENGTDVAIPDWSTVDSPITVTGVAGSAPTALSVAMRIVHPYRGDLAVALIAPDGSAYPLKAVQISDPADDVSETYTVDASAELANGTWRLRVTDAYGFHTGSIDRWSLSF, encoded by the coding sequence GTGAAACCCCCGCACAGAACGGCAAGCGCGCTGCTGGCCGTCATGCTCACCGTGCTGGCCGTACCGCAGGCGACCGCCAGGCCCACCCTGCAGAGCACCCTGGTCCAGGCACCGCCGGGCGCAGTCGTCATCCCTGGTAGCTACGTGGTCACCTTGCACACAAACCCAATCGCACGTCGCCCGGCCGGGACGGCCGCGGCCGACCTGTCGAAGCGTCACGGTGGATCGGTGAAGCGCGTCTACTCCGCGGCCCTGAACGGTTACGCCGCGCGGATGACCGCCGCCGAAGCGGCCAACCTCTCCCGTGATCCGCTGGTCGCCCGGGTTGAGCCGGACACGGTGGTCACCGCCGACGAGGCCGCAGCGCCGTGGAACCTGGATCGAATCGACCAGCGGGCACTGCCCCTGTCGACGACTTACGACCATCCGTCGGTCGCGGCCGGGGTCAACGTGTACGTCGTGGACACCGGTGTCCGGATATCGCACGAGGAGTTCGGTGGGCGCGCCCGCAATGCTTGGGACTTCTATGAGAACGATGCCATCGCCCAGGACTGCAACGGCCATGGCACGCACGTCGCGGGCACTGTCGGCGGGACCACGTGGGGCCCGGCGAAGGGCGCGACCCTGCACGCGGTGCGGGTGCTCGACTGCGACGGCAACGGCAGCAACTCCGACATCATCGCCGCGATCGACTGGCTCACCGCGAACGCGGTCAAGCCCTCGGTGGTGAACATGAGCCTCAGTAGCGTGGCCGACTCGACCAAGGACACCGCGGTCCGCAACTCGACCGCGGCGGGCTTGGTCTACACCGTGACCGCCGGGAACCTAGGCGCCAGTGCCTGCGACCGGTCCCCGGCCCGCGTTTCCGAGGCCATCACGGTGGCCAATTCGACAAGGACGGACGCCCGCTACACCGGTAACGGCCCGTCGAGCTATGGCACCTGCGTCGACCTCTTCGCGCCCGGCACCGAGATCGTCTCCGCCGCGCATGGCAACGACACCGCGACGACCACCAAGACCGGGACGTCGATGGCGGCGCCGCTGGTGGCGGGCGCGGCGGCGCTGTACCTGGCGGCTCATCCCTCCGCGACCCCCCGTGAGGTGCATGACGCGATGGTGGGCTGTGCGACCACCGGAGTGATCAGCAACCCGGGGACAGGATCCCCGAACCGGCTGCTCTTCGTCCCCTGTGGCACCGTGAGCGAACCCAAGGTGTTCGAGAATGGCACTGACGTCGCGATTCCCGACTGGTCCACTGTGGACAGCCCGATCACGGTGACCGGCGTCGCGGGCAGCGCCCCGACCGCGTTGTCCGTCGCGATGCGCATCGTTCACCCATACCGCGGCGATCTGGCGGTAGCGCTGATCGCCCCGGATGGGTCCGCCTACCCGCTGAAGGCGGTCCAGATATCCGATCCGGCCGACGACGTGTCCGAGACCTACACGGTGGACGCGTCGGCCGAGCTCGCCAACGGGACATGGCGGCTGCGGGTGACCGACGCGTACGGGTTCCACACCGGGTCGATCGACCGATGGAGCCTCTCGTTCTGA